The genomic segment TTATGATTTTCTCCTCAATAAAACGTGTTATTCCCAACCGAATCTTTGGTGAGCTTTTTCAATGAGACGTCGCAACTCTTTGATTGGCTCTGTATGATCATCAACCTGAAGACGGAGTACAACGTCATTGTTCAGCCAAACTCCCCCGTCCTTTTTTACAATCAAAATGGCGGCAGATTGCATGCCACGTGAATCCCCTCCGGCGGCTTGACCCGCTTCAAGTGCACTAAGCAACCGCATGGATATATGACCCCTTGTCCCCTCAAATGTCTCAACCATATTTTTCACCACCAATTCACTTGCCAGGATATTGCCTTGAGCACTGCAATTCTTGCCATATTTATGACCTGCCCAAAAGGATGCCTTCTGGCCGGTGTGAGTAGCGACGTTTCCCTCAGAATCCATAACAGAAAACTGTCGGGCAGCTTTGGGCCAATCTTCGGGGTGGGGATCGAGATCATTATTCAACAAAGTTTTAACTACTTGCTTGGGGGACAATCCTTTTCTTAATAATTCTAGCCCCTGTGGGCCATAGCTCACATCGACATAAGCTTGTGTCGCAACCATCCCAACATCAGCCTTTCCCCACAAAACACCATTCCCGACAGAAAAAACCCTCGATTGAACAGCTCCACCTACCATTCCTGTCTCAGGGTCAAAACCCAGTATGGAAAAGGTCGCTACAGGACGATCATTACTTGATTGCCTCTCTTGACTATGAGCCGGGAGTAAGAGCACCAATAGTATTAAAAGATAATAGCAGATGGGGGTGCTAAAGATTCTTCTCATTTTCTCTCTTTTTATGACCAATGGATCCTTCTTATAAGAATCATGATGGTCCTGTTGAAGTGGAACAGAAACCTATATATCATGCTGTTATATGCTCTCGCATAAATCTAGACCCAATTTATCTAGTAGAATTTATATAATCGTTCATTTAGACAATGTTTGCGGCGCCGGGACAGGGAGACTGTATTTTTTGCCACTGCGATGCTTAACATCTACAGATTCCGCACCCGATCTGAAATGGATCACTGTATTTCTGTCCTGGCTCCAAT from the Candidatus Neomarinimicrobiota bacterium genome contains:
- a CDS encoding DUF1028 domain-containing protein; translated protein: MRRIFSTPICYYLLILLVLLLPAHSQERQSSNDRPVATFSILGFDPETGMVGGAVQSRVFSVGNGVLWGKADVGMVATQAYVDVSYGPQGLELLRKGLSPKQVVKTLLNNDLDPHPEDWPKAARQFSVMDSEGNVATHTGQKASFWAGHKYGKNCSAQGNILASELVVKNMVETFEGTRGHISMRLLSALEAGQAAGGDSRGMQSAAILIVKKDGGVWLNNDVVLRLQVDDHTEPIKELRRLIEKAHQRFGWE